The Phaeobacter porticola genome window below encodes:
- a CDS encoding single-stranded DNA-binding protein has translation MQNIVILAGNIGQTPETRTTQGGTKITNFSLATSRPRLSEGRVLRDENGYRIMDTEWHRITCFNGLGKTVAEHCEKGMKVLVHGRIHYTKWIDSMGNDRYGCEIIAEKVDFLSRPKSAENENPELVDRDDEIPF, from the coding sequence ATGCAAAACATCGTCATCCTCGCCGGCAACATCGGTCAGACCCCCGAAACCCGCACCACCCAGGGCGGCACCAAGATCACCAACTTCAGCCTTGCCACTTCCCGCCCCCGCCTCTCGGAAGGTCGCGTCCTGCGCGACGAGAACGGCTACCGGATCATGGACACGGAATGGCACCGCATCACCTGCTTCAACGGTCTCGGCAAGACGGTCGCGGAGCATTGCGAAAAGGGCATGAAGGTCCTCGTCCATGGCCGCATCCACTATACCAAGTGGATCGACAGCATGGGGAACGACCGCTACGGCTGCGAGATCATCGCCGAGAAGGTCGACTTCCTGAGCCGCCCGAAGTCGGCCGAGAACGAAAACCCCGAGCTAGTCGACCGCGACGACGAGATCCCGTTCTGA
- a CDS encoding TrlF family AAA-like ATPase, whose translation MTAQAPALTLGSIWRRWDPHIHAPGTILNDQFGSANPWDTYLSAVEASDPKIEALGVTDYYLLDTYRAVLQHKAKTQLADVTTIFPNIELRLTTRAANGFVNIHLLIDPTEDDHIEQTERFLERLEIDAHGDTFKCSRADLIRLGRKTLGDEASEKALVAEGANQFKVEFAQLKNTYRRSDWAKKNILIAVAGGKDDGTSGLRQASDATLRAEIEKFAHIIFASSIAQREFWTGKRPAISVQGLKDRYDGCKPCLHGSDAHRPDEVGQPDQDRYSWVKGAATFDALRQACIDPEHRAIVADAPPTGALPSQVISSITISGADWARTPTVPLNPGLVTVIGARGSGKTALADIIAAACDAVPPTIWSDSDDALRTPSFLARARPLIGSAHARLVWGSGESVDRALDGSDAGQLSAYPRARYLSQQFVEDLCSSTGISDGLVHEIERVVYQAHDPNSTDGATNFTELRDQNSHRFRQSRYRDEAAIADLSDHIATELENEAKVAGLRQQITQKTKLIADQTADKGKLKLTGKPEFIARHEALVMVEANLRRTINALSEKHRTYTALQDEVASVRATTAPEMLRQTKETHLKGSMSDSQWEKFLLVYNGDVDATLRDVIAVTELEIQRLTGDAVVAQDQNTPLIASDQDLQAVTLNTLTAEIARLSTFITTDQHVRKQLQTATATIARETAALQKLQTALTSAEGAEARRKKLQGQRIDCYERIFQAIINEQAALQELYQPLLKRLAATSGTLSKLQFSVTRVVDVEKWGRFGEENLFDKRRKGATKGVGSLTALATEQLAPAWRSGSASDVRAAMEAFMAAHAAQLLSHAPFEKTEKAELRNWMNQFAHWLFATDHITVRYEIGYDGVDIRKLSPGTRGIVLLLLYLALDDQDERPLIIDQPEENLDPKSVNDELVPLFIEAKKRRQVIMVTHNANLVVNTDADQIIIAEAGPHALGGLPPITYRGAGLDDRATRVEVCKILEGGEPAFQDRARRLRVRMER comes from the coding sequence ATGACCGCGCAAGCTCCCGCCCTGACCCTTGGATCGATCTGGAGGCGATGGGACCCGCATATCCACGCGCCCGGCACAATATTGAACGACCAATTTGGTAGCGCCAATCCCTGGGACACCTATCTGTCTGCCGTTGAAGCCAGCGATCCTAAGATTGAGGCGCTCGGTGTAACCGATTACTACCTTCTCGACACGTATCGCGCAGTGCTTCAGCATAAAGCGAAGACGCAGTTGGCAGACGTTACCACAATCTTTCCGAACATCGAGTTGCGCCTGACAACACGAGCGGCCAATGGTTTCGTCAACATCCATCTCCTCATCGACCCCACCGAAGACGATCACATCGAACAAACGGAACGCTTCCTTGAGAGGCTGGAAATAGACGCTCATGGGGACACATTCAAATGCTCTCGCGCCGATCTTATCCGACTGGGCCGTAAAACGCTCGGTGACGAGGCCTCGGAAAAGGCGCTTGTCGCCGAAGGCGCAAATCAGTTCAAAGTAGAGTTCGCACAGCTCAAGAATACCTACCGGAGATCCGATTGGGCGAAGAAAAACATTTTGATCGCAGTTGCCGGTGGGAAAGATGACGGCACATCCGGATTGCGCCAAGCCTCTGATGCAACCCTGCGCGCCGAAATCGAAAAGTTTGCCCACATCATCTTTGCAAGCAGCATTGCCCAACGTGAATTCTGGACAGGCAAACGCCCGGCTATTTCCGTCCAGGGTCTCAAGGATCGCTATGACGGCTGCAAGCCTTGCCTTCACGGCTCTGATGCCCATCGACCCGATGAGGTCGGCCAGCCAGATCAGGATCGTTACTCCTGGGTGAAGGGCGCGGCAACATTTGATGCCTTGCGCCAAGCCTGCATCGATCCCGAACACCGCGCCATTGTTGCAGATGCGCCCCCTACTGGTGCCCTCCCTTCGCAGGTGATCAGCTCGATCACCATTTCCGGTGCCGATTGGGCAAGAACACCCACCGTTCCATTGAATCCGGGGCTCGTGACCGTCATCGGTGCCCGGGGGTCAGGCAAGACCGCCCTTGCCGATATCATTGCCGCCGCCTGTGATGCCGTCCCACCTACCATCTGGTCTGACAGCGACGACGCCCTGCGAACGCCTTCTTTTCTTGCGCGCGCCAGACCGCTGATTGGGTCCGCGCACGCGAGGCTCGTCTGGGGGAGTGGCGAGAGCGTTGACCGCGCCCTTGATGGATCGGACGCTGGGCAACTGTCTGCCTATCCCCGTGCGCGCTATCTCTCCCAACAATTTGTAGAGGATCTCTGCTCTTCGACCGGGATTTCAGACGGCCTGGTCCACGAGATTGAACGCGTCGTCTACCAGGCACATGATCCAAACAGCACTGATGGCGCCACCAATTTCACCGAGCTTCGAGACCAGAATTCGCACCGTTTCCGGCAATCGCGGTATCGAGACGAAGCTGCCATTGCAGACCTCTCCGATCACATCGCCACAGAGTTGGAAAATGAGGCGAAAGTCGCCGGTTTGAGACAGCAGATCACTCAAAAGACCAAGTTGATCGCGGATCAGACCGCCGACAAAGGTAAACTCAAACTCACGGGCAAACCCGAATTCATCGCGCGGCATGAAGCGCTGGTGATGGTCGAGGCCAATCTGCGCCGGACAATCAATGCTCTGTCTGAAAAGCACCGCACCTACACCGCACTTCAGGACGAAGTGGCGAGTGTCAGAGCCACGACCGCGCCCGAGATGTTGCGACAGACCAAGGAAACGCATCTCAAAGGCAGCATGTCTGACAGCCAATGGGAAAAATTCCTCTTGGTTTATAACGGCGATGTCGATGCAACTTTGCGCGATGTGATTGCAGTTACCGAATTAGAAATTCAGCGTCTCACTGGCGATGCCGTCGTTGCTCAGGATCAGAACACTCCGCTGATCGCGTCCGATCAAGACCTTCAGGCCGTGACCCTTAACACCCTTACGGCCGAGATCGCCCGGCTCTCGACGTTCATCACTACCGACCAGCATGTCCGGAAGCAGTTGCAAACGGCTACTGCGACCATCGCGCGGGAAACGGCAGCGCTCCAAAAACTACAAACGGCACTGACCTCTGCCGAAGGCGCAGAAGCGCGCCGGAAGAAGTTGCAGGGCCAGCGCATCGATTGCTATGAGCGGATTTTTCAGGCCATCATCAATGAACAAGCCGCGTTGCAGGAGCTTTATCAGCCTCTGTTGAAGCGGCTCGCAGCTACGTCCGGCACGCTGAGTAAACTGCAATTTTCGGTCACACGCGTTGTGGATGTAGAAAAATGGGGTCGCTTCGGTGAGGAGAACCTCTTCGACAAGCGCCGCAAAGGCGCAACCAAAGGTGTCGGGTCCCTCACAGCCCTTGCCACCGAGCAGCTCGCACCCGCTTGGAGATCCGGGTCGGCTTCTGATGTGCGAGCGGCTATGGAAGCTTTCATGGCGGCCCATGCGGCACAACTTTTGTCACACGCGCCCTTTGAGAAGACCGAAAAGGCCGAATTGCGGAACTGGATGAACCAGTTTGCCCATTGGCTGTTCGCCACGGATCACATCACCGTCCGCTACGAGATTGGCTATGACGGTGTCGATATTCGCAAGCTGTCCCCGGGCACACGCGGTATCGTGCTTCTGCTCCTGTATCTGGCGCTCGATGACCAGGACGAACGCCCGCTCATAATCGACCAACCTGAAGAGAACCTGGACCCAAAATCAGTGAACGACGAGTTGGTGCCACTGTTTATCGAAGCCAAGAAACGCCGTCAGGTCATCATGGTGACTCACAACGCGAACCTTGTTGTCAATACGGACGCAGATCAGATCATAATCGCTGAGGCAGGGCCCCATGCTTTGGGTGGGTTGCCGCCCATTACATACCGTGGAGCCGGCTTGGACGACCGCGCTACCCGGGTTGAAGTTTGCAAGATTTTGGAAGGGGGCGAGCCCGCCTTTCAGGACCGCGCGCGCAGGTTGCGGGTTAGAATGGAGCGGTAG
- a CDS encoding helix-turn-helix domain-containing protein, with protein sequence MRHATETTTALAERISLPCPNPYELLGPVRVLRKELGLTANDLAVLTALISFLPRKEREIQDSQRLTLTVVFPSNASLSERANGLDERTLRRSLGRLSAAELIERKNSANGKRFPLRYGGVIRDAFGIDLMPLIQRYGSLSTQALQLTEERERLRSLKAEALALRASLLQQTRFDEAKLSTLNMIRNVLRRATLTVDAVLSVISELRALGADTDASYGEHHAAAKASSEDNLQAIEHQPYAPESNDLPATNGQNVRHIESLKKDIKKIAPSTVNRGEQTAKTKPTMNRDPARMAWEDFTHVAGFFPEPPRTGEALTRILYDLGRLLRISQDELRHGIQKAGAGKLLLVFDYLIARADTIKHPDAYFERILRTQLAPT encoded by the coding sequence ATGAGACATGCAACTGAAACAACAACCGCCCTGGCGGAACGGATATCTCTGCCCTGCCCTAACCCCTATGAGCTTCTGGGCCCAGTTCGCGTACTGAGGAAGGAGCTCGGTCTCACAGCCAATGACCTCGCCGTTCTGACCGCGCTCATTAGCTTCCTACCCCGCAAAGAACGTGAGATTCAGGACAGCCAGCGACTTACGCTCACTGTCGTGTTCCCATCGAACGCTTCTCTGTCAGAGCGCGCCAATGGACTCGATGAGAGAACACTTCGACGCAGCCTGGGACGCCTCTCAGCTGCTGAACTGATCGAACGCAAGAACTCAGCAAATGGCAAACGCTTTCCGCTGCGGTATGGAGGCGTTATCAGAGATGCCTTCGGCATCGACCTGATGCCCTTGATCCAGAGGTACGGATCGCTCTCGACGCAAGCCTTGCAACTCACCGAAGAACGCGAGCGCTTGCGCTCACTGAAGGCTGAGGCGTTGGCCCTACGTGCTTCGCTACTCCAACAGACACGCTTCGATGAAGCAAAGCTCTCTACCCTCAACATGATCAGAAATGTCCTGCGTCGAGCAACACTAACCGTTGATGCAGTCCTGAGCGTTATCTCGGAACTTAGAGCCCTCGGAGCCGATACCGACGCAAGCTACGGTGAACACCATGCCGCAGCAAAAGCTAGTTCCGAAGATAATTTACAAGCTATCGAACACCAACCTTATGCACCAGAATCCAACGATCTGCCCGCCACAAACGGACAAAATGTCCGGCACATAGAGTCTTTAAAAAAAGATATTAAAAAGATTGCTCCCTCTACGGTCAATCGCGGTGAACAAACCGCAAAAACCAAACCGACGATGAACCGAGACCCAGCACGCATGGCATGGGAAGATTTCACCCATGTTGCGGGATTTTTCCCAGAACCGCCGCGGACAGGAGAAGCCCTCACCCGCATTCTATACGACCTCGGTCGATTGCTTAGAATAAGCCAAGACGAACTGCGGCATGGGATCCAGAAAGCTGGCGCGGGAAAACTGCTTCTCGTCTTCGACTACCTGATAGCAAGAGCAGACACGATCAAACACCCTGACGCCTATTTCGAAAGGATCCTACGCACACAACTTGCTCCCACATGA
- a CDS encoding ParB/RepB/Spo0J family partition protein, with protein MTKAVQKITLSPSRDIPFDKLVLSQSNVRRIKAGVSVEELAEDIARRGLLQSLSVRPVLAADGTETGKFEIPAGGRRFQALSLLVKQKRLAKTTPIPCIVRDAASDILAEDDSLAENMQRVALHPLDQFRAFVALRDKGQSDAEIAAAFFVAPQVVKQRLKLASVAPTLLEIYAEDGMTLEQLMAFTVNPDHARQVQVWDVIHSSWNKEPFQIRRMLTETSVRASDRRAVFVGVDAYEAAGGTMLHDLFQGDDGGWLEDPALLDRLVTEKLQAEAETVAVEGWKWIEVALDLPYGYSHGLRSLSGDPAPMTDDEGAAHAKLLAEYRALEEEYEGQDDIPDEIDTRLGVLETEMEKIETRPLIFDPLEIGQAGAFVTLDRYGALAVYRGYVRPEDEPVEETAVQDGTDPAVAGQGDDRDLTDGHGSAAHGGTVIMSGGQPIGADLPDDEDDGALKPLPERLVMELTAHRTLALREAIGRSPDVALTLLLLKLVTDTFRTSSASGSCLEASVRQVYMSAQAPDLKDSVVAKLVDERHAEWEADLPLGDDAALWDYLTVLDQGSRLALLAHCLSFGVNALHEKVNPYGAGISAGGLTRRMAHADLVARATGLDMVEAGWEPTVDTYLNRVPKARILEAVREAKGEGTAQLLDHLKKGEMASEAERLLKGSGWLPEVLRRNDLVALDGEGHAEGQGADVDAEVADSVSEADLPAFLTDDLPAEGASMLAAE; from the coding sequence ATGACCAAAGCTGTCCAGAAAATCACCCTGTCCCCATCCCGGGATATCCCTTTCGACAAGCTGGTGCTGAGCCAGTCCAACGTGCGGCGCATCAAGGCTGGCGTGTCCGTCGAGGAACTGGCCGAAGACATCGCCCGCCGCGGTCTCTTGCAAAGCCTGAGCGTGCGGCCCGTGTTGGCTGCCGATGGGACCGAGACCGGCAAGTTCGAGATCCCGGCCGGTGGACGGCGGTTCCAAGCGCTGTCCCTGCTGGTGAAGCAAAAGCGTTTGGCAAAGACCACGCCCATTCCCTGCATCGTCCGCGATGCTGCGTCCGACATCCTGGCCGAGGACGATTCCTTGGCCGAGAACATGCAGCGCGTTGCCCTGCACCCTCTCGATCAGTTCCGTGCGTTTGTGGCGCTGCGGGACAAGGGTCAGAGCGATGCAGAGATTGCTGCGGCCTTCTTCGTGGCGCCGCAGGTCGTGAAGCAGCGCCTGAAACTCGCTTCCGTCGCCCCTACCCTGCTTGAGATCTACGCCGAGGATGGCATGACGCTGGAGCAGCTTATGGCCTTCACCGTGAACCCCGATCACGCGCGTCAGGTTCAGGTCTGGGATGTGATCCATTCATCCTGGAACAAGGAGCCATTCCAAATCCGGCGCATGCTGACCGAGACCTCGGTCCGGGCGTCTGACCGACGCGCAGTCTTTGTGGGTGTTGATGCCTATGAAGCGGCGGGCGGCACGATGCTGCATGACCTGTTCCAAGGCGATGATGGAGGTTGGCTCGAAGACCCTGCCCTGCTTGATCGGCTGGTGACGGAAAAACTCCAGGCCGAGGCAGAGACGGTTGCAGTTGAGGGCTGGAAGTGGATCGAGGTCGCACTCGACCTGCCCTACGGCTACAGCCACGGCCTGCGGTCCCTGTCCGGCGATCCGGCACCGATGACGGATGACGAAGGCGCGGCCCATGCCAAGCTGCTCGCCGAGTATCGAGCGCTCGAGGAGGAATACGAAGGGCAGGATGACATCCCCGATGAGATCGACACGCGGCTTGGCGTGTTGGAAACGGAGATGGAAAAGATCGAGACCCGGCCATTGATCTTCGATCCCTTGGAAATCGGACAGGCAGGGGCGTTCGTCACGCTCGACCGCTACGGTGCGCTGGCAGTCTATCGCGGGTATGTGCGCCCAGAGGATGAGCCCGTTGAGGAGACCGCGGTCCAGGATGGTACTGATCCGGCGGTGGCGGGGCAGGGGGATGATCGTGATCTCACCGATGGCCATGGCAGTGCCGCTCATGGCGGAACCGTCATCATGTCGGGTGGCCAGCCGATCGGAGCTGACTTGCCGGATGATGAGGATGACGGAGCGCTGAAGCCACTGCCCGAGCGGTTGGTCATGGAGTTGACGGCCCACCGGACGCTGGCGCTGCGTGAAGCGATCGGGCGCTCGCCAGATGTGGCGCTGACGCTGCTGCTCCTGAAGCTTGTTACCGACACCTTCCGCACCTCCTCTGCTTCGGGCAGCTGTCTCGAGGCATCCGTGCGTCAGGTCTATATGTCGGCGCAGGCGCCCGATCTGAAGGACAGCGTGGTGGCAAAGCTGGTCGACGAGCGTCACGCGGAATGGGAAGCCGATCTGCCGCTTGGCGATGATGCAGCACTCTGGGACTATCTGACGGTCCTCGACCAGGGCAGTCGGCTGGCCTTGCTGGCGCATTGCCTCAGCTTCGGCGTCAATGCGCTGCATGAGAAGGTGAACCCATACGGGGCAGGCATCTCCGCAGGCGGACTGACCCGTCGTATGGCGCATGCCGATCTCGTGGCGCGCGCGACAGGTCTCGATATGGTGGAGGCGGGATGGGAGCCGACGGTGGACACCTATCTTAACCGCGTGCCCAAGGCCCGCATCCTCGAGGCCGTGCGCGAGGCGAAAGGGGAGGGGACTGCCCAACTCCTCGATCACCTGAAGAAAGGCGAGATGGCCAGTGAGGCCGAGCGCTTGCTGAAGGGCAGCGGCTGGTTGCCCGAGGTCCTGCGCCGGAACGATCTCGTGGCGCTGGACGGTGAGGGCCATGCCGAAGGGCAGGGGGCGGATGTCGATGCCGAAGTGGCCGACAGCGTCAGTGAGGCTGACCTTCCTGCATTCCTGACGGATGACCTGCCTGCTGAAGGCGCGTCGATGCTGGCCGCAGAGTAA
- the repA gene encoding plasmid partitioning protein RepA, with protein MSKRLGSRLREHAQETFPPDAQKGLRRFAMREAAELLRINQNTFRHHVSNLEGFPEGVLEGGNRRSFSAEEMVEAQRVLLETGRIKPEEHPHRRPGEACQVLTIFNLKGGSAKTSSVAHVGQLLGLRGYRVLLIDLDSQASLTNLFGVTPELDPDMPTSYDLIRSDDPLPAADIIRKTNFPTVDLIPASMDIMEYEFEVALSFRHGATTFHSRIREALEPVLNRYDVVIFDTPPQLNFSVISALFASTGVLIPLNASMLDVMSLASFLGMASNLMGVVEAHAPEHGLNFVRVLITRYENTDGPQVQISSLLRTVLGDAVLSAEFLKSTAVGDAANTQQSIFEVEPRDVNRRTYERAIESVSRVTDEVEREILKAWGRSHGA; from the coding sequence ATGTCCAAGCGGCTTGGTAGTCGGTTGCGTGAACATGCGCAGGAAACCTTCCCACCGGACGCTCAGAAGGGTCTCCGACGCTTCGCCATGCGGGAAGCGGCTGAACTGCTTCGCATTAATCAGAATACCTTTCGCCATCATGTGTCAAACCTCGAAGGCTTTCCCGAAGGTGTCCTGGAGGGCGGCAACCGCCGTAGCTTCTCTGCAGAGGAGATGGTCGAGGCACAACGCGTACTTCTCGAGACTGGAAGGATCAAGCCAGAAGAACACCCGCACAGAAGACCGGGAGAGGCTTGTCAGGTCTTGACGATCTTCAACCTGAAGGGTGGTTCGGCAAAGACGTCATCTGTTGCCCATGTAGGACAACTACTGGGTCTGCGCGGCTACCGGGTCTTGCTGATCGACCTAGACAGCCAGGCAAGTCTGACAAACCTGTTCGGGGTTACTCCCGAGCTCGATCCGGATATGCCGACTTCATACGATCTTATCCGATCCGACGATCCATTGCCCGCAGCAGATATCATTCGCAAAACGAACTTCCCGACTGTGGATCTGATTCCAGCATCCATGGACATCATGGAGTACGAGTTCGAGGTCGCCTTGAGCTTCAGGCACGGCGCCACCACGTTCCATAGCCGCATCCGGGAAGCGCTTGAGCCCGTCCTCAACCGATATGATGTGGTGATATTTGACACCCCACCGCAGCTGAACTTCTCTGTGATCTCTGCACTCTTTGCATCAACTGGGGTCCTGATCCCGCTCAACGCGTCGATGCTCGATGTCATGTCGCTGGCGAGCTTTCTGGGCATGGCGAGCAACCTGATGGGCGTCGTCGAGGCACACGCCCCGGAACATGGACTGAACTTCGTGCGCGTTCTGATCACCCGCTACGAAAATACGGATGGTCCGCAGGTGCAGATCTCGTCTCTGCTTCGGACAGTCCTCGGGGATGCCGTGCTGTCTGCCGAGTTCCTGAAATCAACAGCCGTGGGTGATGCTGCGAACACCCAGCAGAGCATCTTCGAGGTCGAACCTCGCGACGTGAATCGCAGAACTTACGAGCGCGCGATCGAGTCCGTCTCGCGCGTGACCGACGAAGTCGAACGCGAAATCCTGAAAGCATGGGGGCGTAGCCATGGCGCGTAA
- a CDS encoding ParB/RepB/Spo0J family partition protein produces the protein MARKVFGDSLKNAMGKTPPSDEDLDVKRTSPTVARAQASVLEEDKHATRLIDPTAIRMSAVMDRIDPSDGLDELVSSIREHGQKVPVLVRRTQDGALEIVYGRRRLLACRQLGQKVRATVMEMTDEEALIAQGVENNARQDPSFIERALFVAGIIRELGKTDETRKNAQTIAYRALQIDESLVSRMNRIATGIPMELIQAIGPAHGVGRRVWEKLFRLCEKDGARAREVAGKIPRNVPGPDRLEAAVTLLTATKPSTQKTHPSERVKIGRKGNRITIDVDADLVPRVEEAVRKLVMELLDRGQDGPK, from the coding sequence ATGGCGCGTAAGGTCTTCGGGGACTCACTCAAGAACGCGATGGGCAAAACGCCGCCTTCGGACGAGGATCTGGATGTGAAGCGAACGAGCCCAACTGTAGCTCGCGCACAAGCATCCGTGCTCGAAGAAGATAAACACGCCACGCGGCTGATCGACCCGACCGCCATACGGATGTCCGCGGTCATGGACCGCATCGATCCAAGCGATGGTCTGGATGAGCTTGTCTCGTCGATCCGCGAGCACGGTCAAAAGGTTCCAGTGCTGGTTCGCCGAACCCAGGACGGTGCGCTTGAGATCGTCTATGGACGCCGTCGGCTTCTCGCTTGTCGCCAACTTGGTCAGAAAGTGCGCGCCACGGTCATGGAGATGACCGACGAGGAAGCTCTCATTGCCCAAGGCGTGGAGAATAATGCGCGTCAAGACCCATCGTTCATCGAAAGGGCTCTGTTTGTCGCCGGGATCATTCGAGAACTTGGGAAAACCGACGAAACGCGCAAGAACGCTCAAACGATCGCGTATCGGGCACTTCAGATCGATGAATCGCTCGTCTCGCGGATGAACCGTATCGCTACGGGCATCCCGATGGAACTGATCCAGGCTATCGGACCTGCACACGGCGTTGGTCGACGGGTTTGGGAAAAGCTTTTCAGGCTGTGCGAGAAAGACGGCGCGAGAGCCCGAGAAGTTGCCGGCAAAATCCCTCGCAACGTACCGGGCCCCGACCGTCTCGAAGCGGCGGTTACCTTGCTGACAGCCACCAAACCGTCGACGCAGAAGACACATCCCAGTGAGCGCGTGAAGATCGGCCGAAAGGGCAACCGCATCACCATCGATGTGGACGCTGATCTTGTCCCTCGTGTTGAGGAGGCAGTCCGGAAACTGGTCATGGAGCTTCTTGACCGCGGTCAAGACGGGCCAAAGTGA
- a CDS encoding H-NS family nucleoid-associated regulatory protein produces the protein MADYDLEALSLPELKKMQKDIAKAISTFEDRQKAEARTKVEAVAREMGYSLAELVGTDSKAKRAPVAPKYRHPENPAVTWSGRGRKPKWFVDALATGTTAGDLEIR, from the coding sequence ATGGCTGATTACGATCTCGAGGCGTTGTCGCTTCCCGAGCTGAAGAAAATGCAGAAGGACATCGCCAAGGCAATCTCCACCTTTGAGGATCGACAGAAGGCGGAAGCCCGCACCAAGGTCGAAGCTGTGGCCAGAGAAATGGGCTACTCCCTGGCGGAACTGGTCGGGACAGACAGCAAGGCCAAGCGCGCCCCAGTCGCACCAAAATACCGGCACCCTGAGAACCCAGCAGTCACCTGGTCCGGTCGTGGGCGTAAACCGAAGTGGTTCGTGGACGCGCTGGCTACTGGCACAACTGCTGGTGATCTGGAAATCCGCTGA
- a CDS encoding metallophosphoesterase, protein MKTSENAKNARLLKIVVMNDLHLVAPGTAAPRMDTTARFEAALRNASERHGDADLCVFAGDITDQAEPDAYQMFDRMRAGFPVPQCVTLGNHDDRNVYLSCSQDAETDSNGHVQWRRDIKGHCVLVLDSSEPGEERGGFPPLKLAWVASQLADARRLGLKAIVILHHNPAALQMPVDTYRLAAPGELLAVLKDSGADILQVVAGHCHISSAGSWGGLPCATLAGNHHRVEPFLRGRNGRQECYEGPAQYGVIVSNGSDCAVHFESYVGEAEPMDGALFPKKVDQRFEEL, encoded by the coding sequence ATGAAAACCTCAGAAAATGCAAAAAATGCCAGGCTTCTCAAGATCGTTGTGATGAATGATCTGCATCTGGTTGCGCCGGGCACCGCAGCCCCGAGGATGGATACAACTGCCCGCTTCGAGGCAGCCCTGAGGAACGCCAGCGAACGGCATGGCGATGCGGACCTGTGTGTATTCGCCGGGGACATTACCGATCAAGCCGAACCTGATGCCTACCAGATGTTCGATCGGATGCGCGCGGGCTTTCCGGTCCCGCAATGCGTCACGCTTGGAAACCACGACGACCGAAATGTCTACCTTTCTTGCAGTCAAGACGCTGAAACCGACTCGAATGGTCATGTGCAATGGCGGCGTGACATCAAGGGCCACTGTGTGCTCGTTCTGGACAGCTCCGAACCCGGAGAAGAGCGCGGAGGGTTCCCGCCGCTCAAGCTGGCATGGGTGGCAAGCCAATTGGCGGACGCGCGCCGCCTCGGCCTGAAGGCCATTGTCATCCTTCATCACAACCCAGCCGCACTTCAAATGCCGGTCGATACTTATCGCCTTGCCGCGCCGGGCGAGCTACTCGCCGTGTTGAAAGACAGTGGTGCCGACATTCTTCAAGTCGTCGCGGGGCACTGCCACATTTCCTCGGCGGGTAGTTGGGGTGGATTGCCATGCGCAACGCTTGCGGGAAACCATCACCGCGTCGAACCCTTTCTGCGCGGCAGGAACGGGCGGCAAGAGTGCTACGAGGGCCCGGCGCAGTATGGTGTCATCGTATCCAACGGTTCTGATTGTGCGGTGCACTTCGAGAGCTACGTTGGTGAGGCCGAACCGATGGATGGCGCGCTTTTTCCGAAGAAGGTTGACCAGCGGTTCGAAGAGCTTTGA